CAGCCTCAATCATCATGGCTAACGCTTTTGCCATCGGGGTATTGTTATATATGCGCAACCCACCTGCGAGTGCGCTCAACCCCCCGGGCAAAAGGCCAGCCCCAATTCCTCCGAAATTTGTATCGGTAGCTTCTGCTTCTACAGGGAATGCCGCAATGATTGCACCAGAACGAGTATCCACTATTCTAATGTCTACACGTATATACGATTTTTTCTGTTGAAGAAAACCGCCAATAAATGGAATCGCACCTACGCCACCACTACCGGATGCGTTTGGCTCAAATCCAGTTATTACACCTGTGATAATCAAGTCAGCCCCGGTAAATGCGTTTTGTTGGTTTGACAAAGCCGCCTCACTACGGAGCTGGTTAATAATGCTCCGGTCGTAAACCACAAAGTGGTTGCTGCTCACCAACGCAGTGCTAAGCATTGTCGAA
This genomic window from Meiothermus sp. QL-1 contains:
- a CDS encoding CsgG/HfaB family protein, producing the protein MKKIGGILLLIALLFTGCAPSVTTTVAGKESKKIDFENYKGPRARVVVASFECTSPQCGSGASVPTGTVQILNLFGINIPTATTGIGSDVSTMLSTALVSSNHFVVYDRSIINQLRSEAALSNQQNAFTGADLIITGVITGFEPNASGSGGVGAIPFIGGFLQQKKSYIRVDIRIVDTRSGAIIAAFPVEAEATDTNFGGIGAGLLPGGLSALAGGLRIYNNTPMAKALAMMIEAATVAIIERIPQSYMKYDPTGKPIQ